The Triticum aestivum cultivar Chinese Spring chromosome 3A, IWGSC CS RefSeq v2.1, whole genome shotgun sequence genome includes a region encoding these proteins:
- the LOC123062081 gene encoding OPA3-like protein: MVLPLMKLGLLAFRTLSKPVANKLKRNAGIHPRFRGFIIDVAQANHRLATNMQRRLIGRATDIHIRPLNEEKAIQAATDLLGELFIFSVACGAIIFEVHRSGKSEARKEEARKKALEEIKEKMEELEREKQMMKLRVAEVERVTRVGGGWPWVLPRAFTSGAAQPEPEPEQAAQQPTAA; the protein is encoded by the exons ATGGTGCTGCCACTGATGAAGCTCGGCTTGCTCGCGTTCCGGACGCTGAGCAAGCCCGTCGCCAATAAACTCAAGCGCAACGCCGGCATCCACCCCAGGTTCCGCGGGTTCATCATCGACGTCGCGCAG GCAAACCATCGTTTAGCAACAAACATGCAGAGGCGGCTTATTGGACGTGCGACTGACATTCACATCCGGCCCCTGAATGAAGAGAAAGCTATTCAAGCTGCTACAGATCTTCTTGGTGAACTGTTCATTTTCTCG GTTGCTTGTGGTGCAATAATCTTTGAGGTTCATAGAAGTGGCAAGTCAGAAGCCAGAAAAGAAGAGGCCCGTAAGAAGGCACTGGAG gaaataaaggagaagatggaggagctcgagagagaaaagcagatgatgaagctgagggtggccgaggtggagcggGTGACGAGGGTAGGGGGAGGGTGGCCGTGGGTTCTTCCAAGGGCCTTCACTTCGGGCGCAGCCCAGCCAGAGCCAGAGCCAGAGCAAGCAGCTCAGCAGCCCACGGCTGCTTAG